The Streptomyces sp. Je 1-332 genome has a window encoding:
- the atpD gene encoding F0F1 ATP synthase subunit beta, with protein sequence MTTTVDTAVATGRVARVIGPVVDVEFPVDAMPDIYNALHVEVADPAKDGEKKTLTLEVAQHLGDGIIRAISMQPTDGLVRQAAVTDTGAGITVPVGDITKGKVFNTLGAILNHPEAEADVTERWPIHRKAPAFDQLESKTEMFETGLKVVDLLTPYVKGGKIGLFGGAGVGKTVLIQEMIMRVAKLHEGVSVFAGVGERTREGNDLIDEMEESGVLDKTALVFGQMDEPPGTRLRVALAGLTMAEYFRDVQKQDVLFFIDNIFRFTQAGSEVSTLLGRMPSAVGYQPNLADEMGLLQERITSTRGHSITSMQAIYVPADDLTDPAPATTFAHLDATTVLSRPISEKGIYPAVDPLDSTSRILDPRYIAQDHYDAAMRVKGILQKYKDLQDIIAILGIDELSEEDKLVVQRARRVERFLSQNTHAAKQFTGLDGSDVPLDESIAAFNAIIDGEYDHFPEQAFFMCGGIEDLKAKAKELGVS encoded by the coding sequence ATGACGACCACTGTTGATACGGCCGTTGCCACGGGCCGCGTCGCCCGGGTGATCGGCCCGGTCGTCGACGTGGAGTTCCCCGTCGACGCGATGCCGGACATCTACAACGCGCTTCACGTCGAGGTGGCCGACCCGGCCAAGGACGGCGAGAAGAAGACGCTGACGCTCGAGGTCGCCCAGCACCTCGGCGACGGCATCATCCGCGCCATCTCGATGCAGCCCACCGACGGTCTGGTCCGCCAGGCCGCGGTGACCGACACGGGCGCGGGCATCACCGTCCCCGTCGGTGACATCACCAAGGGCAAGGTGTTCAACACCCTCGGTGCGATCCTGAACCACCCCGAGGCCGAGGCCGACGTCACCGAGCGCTGGCCGATCCACCGCAAGGCCCCGGCCTTCGACCAGCTCGAGTCCAAGACCGAGATGTTCGAGACCGGCCTGAAGGTCGTCGACCTTCTCACCCCGTACGTCAAGGGTGGAAAGATCGGTCTGTTCGGCGGAGCGGGCGTCGGCAAGACCGTCCTCATCCAGGAAATGATCATGCGTGTGGCCAAGCTGCACGAGGGCGTTTCCGTGTTCGCCGGTGTCGGCGAGCGCACGCGTGAGGGCAACGACCTCATCGACGAGATGGAAGAGTCGGGCGTTCTGGACAAGACCGCCCTGGTCTTCGGCCAGATGGACGAGCCGCCGGGCACGCGTCTGCGCGTCGCCCTCGCCGGTCTGACCATGGCGGAGTACTTCCGCGATGTGCAGAAGCAGGACGTGCTGTTCTTCATCGACAACATCTTCCGCTTCACGCAGGCCGGTTCCGAGGTCTCGACCCTGCTCGGCCGTATGCCCTCCGCGGTGGGCTACCAGCCGAACCTGGCCGACGAGATGGGCCTCCTCCAGGAGCGCATCACCTCGACGCGTGGTCACTCGATCACCTCGATGCAGGCGATCTACGTCCCCGCGGACGACCTCACCGACCCGGCCCCGGCCACGACCTTCGCGCACCTCGACGCGACGACCGTGCTGTCGCGTCCGATCTCGGAGAAGGGCATCTACCCGGCGGTGGACCCGCTGGACTCGACGTCCCGCATCCTGGACCCGCGCTACATCGCGCAGGACCACTACGACGCCGCCATGCGCGTGAAGGGAATCCTGCAGAAGTACAAGGACCTCCAGGACATCATCGCGATTCTCGGCATCGACGAGCTCAGCGAGGAGGACAAGCTGGTCGTCCAGCGTGCCCGCCGCGTCGAGCGCTTCCTGTCGCAGAACACGCACGCCGCCAAGCAGTTCACCGGTCTCGACGGTTCGGACGTGCCGCTCGACGAGTCGATCGCCGCGTTCAACGCGATCATCGACGGCGAGTACGACCACTTCCCCGAGCAGGCGTTCTTCATGTGCGGTGGCATCGAGGACCTGAAGGCGAAGGCCAAGGAGCTCGGCGTCTCCTGA